A portion of the Bacteroides faecium genome contains these proteins:
- a CDS encoding formate--tetrahydrofolate ligase: MKSDIEIARSIELKKVKQVAESIGIPREEVENYGRYIAKIPEQLIDEEKVKKSNLILVTAITATKAGIGKTTVSIGLALGLNKIGKNAIVALREPSLGPCFGMKGGAAGGGYAQVLPMDKINLHFTGDFHAITSAHNMISALLDNYLYQNQAKGFGLKEILWRRVLDVNDRSLRSIVVGLGPKSNGITQESGFDITPASEIMAILCLSKDVNDLRRRIENILLGFTYDDKPFTVKDLGVAGAITVLLKDAIHPNLVQTTEGTAAFVHGGPFANIAHGCNSILATKLAMSFGDYVITEAGFGADLGAEKFYNIKCRKSGLQPRLTVIVATAQGLKMHGGVSLDRIKEPNMEGLKEGLRNLDKHVRNLRSFGQTVIVAFNKFATDTDEEMELLRRHCEQLGVGFAINNAFSEGGEGAVDMARLVVDTIENKPSESLRYTYKEEDSIEQKIEKVATNIYGASVITYSSIARNRIKLIEKMGITHYPVCIAKTQYSFSADPKIYGAVNNFEFHIKDIVINNGAEMIVAIAGEILRMPGLPKEPQALHIDIVDGEIEGLS; encoded by the coding sequence ATGAAATCAGACATAGAAATAGCTCGCAGCATTGAGCTGAAGAAAGTAAAGCAGGTTGCCGAAAGTATCGGAATTCCTCGCGAGGAAGTGGAAAATTATGGTCGCTATATCGCAAAGATTCCCGAACAACTGATTGATGAAGAGAAAGTAAAGAAAAGTAATCTCATTCTGGTGACTGCCATTACGGCCACAAAAGCGGGTATCGGCAAAACTACAGTATCTATCGGTCTTGCCTTGGGACTTAATAAAATAGGAAAGAATGCGATTGTTGCGCTTCGCGAACCTTCTCTCGGCCCATGCTTCGGCATGAAGGGTGGAGCAGCCGGCGGTGGATACGCCCAAGTACTCCCGATGGACAAAATCAATCTCCACTTCACCGGAGACTTTCATGCCATCACCTCTGCGCACAACATGATTTCCGCCCTGTTGGATAATTATCTTTATCAGAACCAGGCAAAAGGTTTCGGGCTGAAAGAAATCCTCTGGCGTCGTGTGCTCGACGTGAACGACCGTTCATTGCGTAGCATCGTTGTCGGGCTGGGACCGAAATCGAACGGCATCACACAAGAGTCCGGTTTCGACATTACACCCGCCTCGGAGATTATGGCAATTCTCTGTCTCTCCAAAGACGTGAACGACCTGCGCCGCCGTATTGAAAATATCCTGCTCGGATTCACTTACGATGACAAGCCTTTCACAGTCAAAGACCTGGGAGTGGCAGGAGCCATCACCGTATTGCTGAAAGATGCTATCCACCCCAATCTCGTTCAGACCACTGAAGGCACTGCCGCTTTCGTACACGGCGGACCGTTCGCCAATATCGCCCATGGTTGCAACTCTATCCTGGCTACCAAACTGGCAATGTCTTTCGGCGACTACGTAATCACAGAAGCCGGATTCGGTGCCGACCTCGGTGCGGAGAAATTCTATAATATCAAATGCCGTAAAAGTGGACTCCAACCACGCCTGACAGTAATCGTCGCTACTGCGCAAGGACTGAAAATGCATGGTGGCGTCAGTCTCGACCGCATCAAGGAGCCCAACATGGAAGGGTTGAAAGAAGGATTGCGCAACCTCGACAAGCATGTCCGCAATCTACGTTCTTTCGGTCAGACAGTGATTGTTGCTTTCAATAAGTTCGCTACCGATACGGACGAAGAAATGGAACTTCTTCGCCGACATTGCGAACAACTGGGTGTAGGCTTTGCCATCAACAACGCATTCAGTGAAGGCGGAGAGGGGGCAGTAGACATGGCACGCCTGGTAGTGGATACTATCGAAAATAAACCTTCCGAGTCCCTGCGCTATACATACAAAGAAGAAGACAGCATCGAGCAAAAGATTGAAAAAGTGGCTACTAATATCTACGGAGCAAGTGTTATCACTTACAGCAGCATTGCCCGCAACCGTATCAAGCTGATTGAGAAAATGGGAATCACCCATTATCCCGTCTGCATCGCCAAGACACAATACTCATTCTCTGCCGACCCTAAAATTTATGGTGCAGTGAATAACTTCGAATTCCATAT
- the aspT gene encoding aspartate-alanine antiporter, giving the protein MEWIINQLRVHPELAIFLTLFAGFWLGRLKIGKFSLGTVTSVLLVGVLVGQLNITVDGPMKAVFFLLFLFAVGYKVGPQFFRGLKKDGLPQVGFTVLMCVVSLVAPWILAKIMGYHVGEAAGLLAGSQTISAVIGVASDTINQLGISEAQKATYINAIPVAYAVTYIFGTAGSAWILASLGPKMLGGLEKVKADCRELEAQMGTSEADEPGFSPALRPVVFRAYKITNKWFGKGKKVSELETYLNEKDKRLFVERVRQQGVVKEVSPDMILQSGDEVVLSGRREFVIGEEDWIGPEVIDAQLLDFPAETLPVMVTHRTFAGEKIATIRAQKFMHGVSIRSIKRAGINVPVLAQTVVDSGDVLELTGMKHEVEAAAKQMGYVDRPTNQTDMIFVGLGILLGGLFGALAIHLGGVPISLSTSGGALIAGLLFGWLRSKHPTFGGIPEPSLWVLNNVGLNMFIAVVGIAAGPSFIAGFKEVGVSLFIVGALATAIPLLAGLLMARYLFKFHPALSLGCTAGARTTTAALGAIQDAVESDTPALGYTVTYAVGNTLLIIWGVVIVLLM; this is encoded by the coding sequence ATGGAATGGATTATTAATCAACTAAGGGTACACCCTGAGCTTGCCATTTTTCTCACTCTCTTTGCGGGATTCTGGTTGGGCAGGCTCAAGATAGGGAAGTTTTCTTTAGGTACGGTGACCAGTGTGCTTCTTGTAGGAGTATTGGTGGGACAATTGAACATTACCGTAGACGGTCCGATGAAGGCCGTATTTTTTCTGCTCTTTTTGTTTGCCGTCGGCTATAAGGTAGGGCCGCAATTCTTTCGCGGACTGAAAAAGGATGGGCTGCCTCAGGTAGGATTCACCGTGCTGATGTGTGTCGTGAGCTTGGTGGCACCGTGGATTCTTGCTAAAATCATGGGGTATCATGTGGGCGAAGCTGCCGGTTTGCTGGCAGGGTCACAGACTATTTCAGCGGTTATCGGTGTGGCTAGTGACACGATTAACCAGTTGGGTATCAGCGAAGCACAGAAAGCTACATATATCAATGCCATTCCGGTGGCTTATGCCGTAACTTATATTTTCGGTACGGCAGGCTCCGCATGGATTCTGGCTTCCCTCGGTCCCAAGATGCTCGGCGGACTGGAAAAGGTGAAAGCTGACTGCAGGGAACTGGAAGCACAGATGGGGACTTCGGAAGCCGACGAACCGGGCTTCTCTCCCGCCCTTCGTCCGGTGGTGTTCCGTGCCTACAAAATCACGAACAAGTGGTTCGGCAAAGGAAAGAAAGTCAGCGAACTGGAAACTTATCTGAACGAGAAAGACAAACGTTTATTTGTGGAGCGGGTTCGCCAACAGGGGGTTGTGAAGGAAGTCAGCCCCGACATGATTCTTCAATCGGGAGATGAAGTCGTACTAAGCGGACGACGGGAATTTGTTATCGGCGAAGAGGACTGGATTGGACCGGAAGTGATTGACGCCCAATTACTCGATTTTCCGGCGGAGACTCTTCCGGTAATGGTTACCCACCGGACTTTCGCAGGAGAAAAGATTGCCACTATCCGGGCACAGAAGTTTATGCATGGTGTCAGCATCCGCAGTATCAAGCGTGCGGGTATCAATGTTCCCGTGCTTGCGCAGACAGTGGTAGATTCGGGAGATGTTCTCGAACTGACGGGAATGAAGCACGAAGTGGAAGCCGCCGCCAAACAGATGGGATATGTAGACCGTCCGACCAATCAGACGGATATGATTTTTGTCGGGCTGGGTATTCTGCTCGGCGGACTTTTCGGTGCGCTTGCCATTCATCTGGGCGGTGTTCCCATCAGTCTTTCGACGAGTGGCGGAGCATTGATTGCCGGACTTCTATTCGGTTGGTTGCGCAGCAAGCATCCTACATTCGGTGGTATCCCCGAACCATCTTTATGGGTACTGAATAATGTGGGATTGAATATGTTTATTGCGGTAGTCGGCATTGCCGCAGGTCCTAGTTTTATAGCCGGGTTCAAGGAAGTGGGAGTTAGCCTGTTCATCGTCGGTGCACTGGCAACAGCTATTCCTCTTCTTGCAGGGTTGCTGATGGCAAGGTATCTGTTCAAGTTCCATCCTGCCCTGTCTTTGGGATGCACGGCGGGGGCACGTACCACAACTGCCGCGCTAGGCGCCATTCAGGATGCGGTGGAAAGTGACACGCCTGCCCTGGGATATACTGTGACGTATGCTGTCGGCAACACATTGCTGATTATTTGGGGAGTGGTCATCGTGCTGCTTATGTAA
- the aspD gene encoding aspartate 4-decarboxylase, with protein sequence MEKKTNGPAITKNYARKMESISPFELKNKLIDMADESIKKIAHTMLNAGRGNPNWIATEPREAFFLLGQFGLCECRRAFSLEEGIAGIPQKAGIAVRFEAFLKDNEKAAGADLLKEGYNYMLMEHAADPDTLVHEWAESVIGDQYPVPDRILHFTEIIVQDYLAQEMCDRRPPKGIFDLFATEGGTAAMCYLFDSLQENFLLNQGDAIALMVPVFTPYIEIPQLRRYQFDVTEISADQMTADGLHTWQYKDEDIDKLKDTRIKALFITNPSNPPSYALSAETTARIVNIVKSDNPNLMIITDDVYGTFIPHFRSLMAELPHNTLCVYSFSKYFGATGWRDAVIALHEDNIYDKMIARLSAEQKAILNKRYSSLSLQPEKMKFIDRMVADSRQIALNHTAGLSLPQQMQMSLFAIFSLLDKEDRYKAKMQEIIHRRLHALWDNTGFTLVEDPLRAGYYSEIDMLVWARKFYGDDFVSYLEKTYNPLDVVFRLANETSLVLLNGGGFAGPKWSVRVSLANLNEADYVKIGQSIKRVLEEYAEVWKTSIS encoded by the coding sequence ATGGAAAAGAAAACAAATGGCCCTGCCATTACCAAAAATTATGCCAGGAAAATGGAGTCCATCAGCCCGTTCGAGCTTAAGAACAAGCTTATCGATATGGCGGATGAAAGTATTAAGAAGATAGCACACACCATGCTGAATGCCGGAAGAGGTAATCCGAACTGGATTGCCACCGAACCGCGTGAAGCATTTTTCCTGCTGGGGCAATTCGGGCTTTGCGAATGTCGCCGGGCGTTCTCACTGGAAGAAGGAATCGCCGGTATTCCGCAAAAGGCAGGGATTGCCGTACGCTTCGAGGCTTTTCTGAAAGACAATGAAAAGGCGGCGGGTGCCGATTTGCTGAAAGAGGGATACAACTATATGTTGATGGAACACGCTGCCGACCCGGACACGCTGGTGCATGAGTGGGCGGAATCCGTTATCGGTGACCAATATCCCGTGCCCGACCGTATCTTGCATTTTACAGAAATCATCGTACAGGATTATTTGGCCCAGGAAATGTGCGACCGCCGTCCGCCGAAAGGGATTTTCGACCTTTTCGCAACCGAAGGGGGAACGGCTGCCATGTGTTACCTGTTTGATTCGCTGCAAGAGAATTTCCTGCTGAACCAAGGAGATGCCATCGCCTTGATGGTTCCGGTTTTCACGCCTTATATCGAGATTCCGCAACTGCGGCGTTACCAATTCGATGTCACTGAAATATCTGCCGACCAGATGACGGCCGACGGGTTGCATACGTGGCAATATAAGGATGAGGATATCGACAAGCTGAAAGATACGCGAATCAAGGCACTGTTTATCACTAATCCGAGCAATCCGCCCAGTTATGCGCTCAGCGCGGAGACTACCGCCCGTATTGTCAACATCGTAAAGAGTGACAATCCGAACCTGATGATTATTACGGATGATGTGTATGGGACATTTATCCCGCACTTCCGTTCGTTGATGGCGGAATTGCCGCATAATACGCTTTGCGTTTATTCTTTCTCCAAATATTTCGGAGCTACGGGATGGAGAGACGCAGTTATTGCTCTACACGAAGACAACATCTACGACAAAATGATTGCCCGCCTGTCGGCGGAGCAGAAAGCAATCTTGAACAAGCGCTATTCCAGTCTGAGTTTGCAACCGGAAAAGATGAAGTTTATCGACCGCATGGTGGCTGACAGCCGGCAAATTGCACTGAATCATACCGCCGGGCTTTCGTTGCCCCAACAGATGCAGATGAGTTTATTCGCAATCTTCTCGCTGCTTGATAAGGAAGACCGATATAAAGCAAAGATGCAGGAAATTATCCATCGCCGCCTGCATGCACTATGGGATAATACCGGTTTCACACTGGTGGAAGACCCGCTGCGTGCCGGATATTATTCTGAAATAGACATGCTGGTATGGGCAAGGAAATTTTATGGAGATGACTTCGTATCCTACTTGGAAAAGACATACAATCCGTTGGATGTAGTGTTCCGCCTCGCCAATGAGACTTCACTCGTGCTATTAAACGGCGGCGGTTTCGCCGGCCCGAAATGGAGTGTCCGCGTATCGCTTGCCAATTTGAATGAAGCCGATTATGTAAAAATCGGGCAGAGCATCAAGCGGGTGTTGGAAGAGTATGCCGAAGTGTGGAAGACATCCATATCATAA
- a CDS encoding outer membrane beta-barrel family protein produces MKRINILFFSFFCIWMRVAAQENKQVQEPADSVKNIAYIDSIYQELPEVMITGERPIVKAEQGKLVYDVPRLVGNLPVDNAYDAVKNLPGVIDMNDALMLGGQPVTIVINGKVTTLSIEQLTALLKSIPVSRIEKAEVMYSAPARYQVRGPMINLVLASGTGKEPSLQGELYTAYAQTHYESLAERGSLLYSGRKFSADLLYSYTYDRDRRVTDKEALHTLADGSVHQMDMYDVTLSRNNNHQVRLGMDYNLAENHLLSLVYTTAFTDSKHYATVVGAQNSVTDSYGDNQLHNVKLDYQAPFGLKAGASFTYYRSPGEQLLNSTLGHESLNFLSRDNQRINQWRFYAGQEHTLGKDWGLNYGMAYTTALDNSYQMYYDPQTNDLLPDNNMKSRRREQTLNFYAGLSKSFGEKLSADISLAAEQYHTNIWNEWSFYPVANFTYMPAAGHVLQLSLSSDKEYPEYWSVQNSTSYMGAYSEIQGNPLLKPATNYETTLSYILRGKYVFSAYYSYTKNKEMQTLYQSPERLVEIYKCFNFDFSEQAGLVAVIPFKIKKWLDSRITAIGFRYRQKDSDFWDIPFDRKLYTFVLTMNNTFTLSTKPDLKFTLTGFFQNKAIQGIFDLPRSGNLDAALRYTFAKGKAQLTLKCDDIFNTSTISTRVHYGQQNVNNHYMRTTRAFGVSFNYKFGGYKEKKREEIDTSRFK; encoded by the coding sequence ATGAAACGGATTAACATACTCTTCTTTTCTTTTTTCTGTATCTGGATGCGCGTAGCCGCACAAGAAAACAAACAGGTACAAGAACCTGCCGATAGCGTGAAAAACATAGCCTACATAGATAGCATATATCAGGAACTTCCCGAAGTGATGATTACCGGCGAACGCCCGATAGTGAAAGCGGAGCAGGGAAAATTAGTCTATGACGTTCCGCGACTGGTAGGTAACCTGCCCGTGGACAACGCTTACGATGCAGTCAAAAATCTTCCGGGCGTCATCGACATGAACGATGCCCTGATGCTGGGCGGACAGCCGGTGACTATTGTCATTAACGGGAAAGTGACCACCTTATCCATCGAGCAATTAACCGCCTTATTGAAATCAATCCCTGTCAGCCGTATTGAAAAGGCGGAAGTGATGTATTCCGCCCCGGCACGCTATCAGGTACGTGGCCCTATGATTAATCTGGTGCTCGCTTCTGGTACAGGAAAAGAACCTTCTCTGCAAGGAGAACTTTATACAGCCTATGCACAAACACACTACGAATCTTTGGCAGAGCGTGGAAGCCTTCTCTATTCCGGACGTAAATTCTCCGCTGACCTTCTTTACTCTTACACTTACGACCGTGACCGACGGGTGACGGACAAAGAAGCCCTTCACACGCTTGCCGACGGTTCGGTGCATCAAATGGATATGTACGATGTCACGCTTTCCCGTAATAACAATCATCAGGTACGCCTTGGAATGGATTATAACTTAGCGGAAAACCATTTGTTGAGTCTGGTCTATACAACCGCTTTTACCGATTCCAAACACTATGCCACCGTTGTCGGTGCACAGAATTCTGTTACCGATTCATACGGAGATAACCAGCTCCATAATGTAAAACTGGACTATCAGGCACCTTTCGGACTAAAGGCAGGCGCATCATTTACTTACTACCGCTCTCCGGGCGAACAACTATTGAACAGCACCCTGGGACATGAATCACTGAACTTCCTGAGCCGGGATAATCAACGAATCAATCAATGGCGATTCTACGCCGGACAAGAGCACACATTAGGCAAAGACTGGGGATTGAATTACGGTATGGCTTATACCACAGCCTTAGACAATAGTTATCAAATGTACTACGACCCTCAAACAAACGACCTCTTACCGGACAATAACATGAAATCCCGCCGTCGTGAGCAAACATTGAATTTTTACGCAGGATTAAGCAAAAGTTTCGGTGAGAAACTTTCCGCTGATATATCTTTGGCCGCAGAGCAATACCACACAAACATTTGGAATGAATGGAGCTTTTATCCGGTAGCCAATTTTACATATATGCCTGCTGCCGGACACGTCTTGCAACTATCACTGAGCAGTGACAAAGAATATCCTGAATACTGGAGTGTGCAGAATTCCACCTCTTACATGGGAGCCTACTCCGAAATCCAAGGAAATCCTTTGCTCAAACCTGCAACGAACTACGAAACCACCCTCAGCTATATATTAAGAGGCAAATATGTCTTCTCCGCTTATTACAGCTACACCAAAAACAAAGAAATGCAGACCCTCTACCAGTCGCCCGAACGCCTGGTGGAAATCTACAAATGCTTCAACTTTGACTTTTCAGAACAAGCGGGACTGGTAGCCGTAATTCCTTTCAAAATAAAGAAATGGCTGGATTCCCGAATCACCGCAATCGGTTTCCGTTACCGCCAGAAAGACAGTGATTTCTGGGACATTCCCTTCGACCGTAAGCTCTATACATTTGTGCTGACAATGAACAATACATTTACCCTCTCCACCAAACCCGATTTGAAATTTACCCTGACCGGATTCTTTCAAAATAAAGCCATACAAGGTATCTTCGACCTGCCCCGTTCGGGAAACCTGGACGCAGCACTCCGCTATACCTTTGCGAAAGGAAAAGCGCAACTGACATTGAAATGCGATGATATATTCAATACTTCCACCATATCAACACGTGTCCACTACGGTCAGCAGAACGTAAACAATCATTATATGCGGACCACCCGTGCGTTCGGCGTCTCCTTCAATTATAAGTTCGGGGGATATAAAGAAAAAAAACGGGAAGAAATTGATACTTCCCGTTTTAAATAA
- a CDS encoding GyrI-like domain-containing protein has product MKINDETKYCQTCGIPLDIDYTNLEANKNVEYCDYCLHNGVKLYDFSMDYLIYLWGLFPEEYYKETGVNLTSEELRTEMSNRLPNIKRWKQKINTAHVQYDLIIRVQEYINRHLFDDLNSDKLSHVAGISKYYFHKLFKAVCGENIGTYIQRLRLEYIAFKLITTDISVPKLLGQINYQNKHTLSRAFKNYFNCSIPEFRKRHSNVNLERKNPIRIEPSIKKVPDIRIAYLKLERTNNVIHSFSVLWKQLLQFSEKYELSSKGCKYVSLALDYPYITHEEQSRFMIGVTLPQSFETPKGFGVYEIHAGEYAIFRFKGFYHELNKVYRHIYLDWLPTSDYTLREQFTFETYINTPEKTPTSELITDIYIPIAKKEI; this is encoded by the coding sequence ATGAAAATCAATGATGAAACAAAATACTGCCAGACGTGTGGAATACCTTTAGATATAGATTATACAAATCTAGAGGCAAACAAAAATGTGGAATATTGCGACTATTGTCTGCACAATGGAGTTAAACTCTATGATTTTTCAATGGATTATCTCATTTATCTTTGGGGACTTTTCCCCGAAGAATATTATAAAGAGACAGGAGTTAATCTCACTTCGGAAGAGTTGAGAACGGAAATGTCCAACCGACTTCCGAATATCAAGAGGTGGAAACAAAAAATCAATACGGCTCATGTGCAATATGATTTGATTATAAGAGTTCAGGAATATATTAACCGCCATTTGTTTGACGACCTTAATTCAGACAAGCTATCCCATGTTGCAGGTATTTCCAAATATTATTTCCACAAGCTATTCAAAGCTGTTTGTGGCGAAAATATTGGAACTTACATTCAACGACTGAGATTAGAGTACATTGCATTTAAGTTAATAACGACTGATATAAGTGTCCCGAAACTTCTCGGTCAAATCAATTATCAAAACAAGCATACACTTTCGAGGGCATTCAAAAATTATTTTAATTGTTCCATTCCGGAATTTCGTAAAAGACATTCAAACGTCAATCTCGAGAGGAAGAATCCGATACGAATTGAACCAAGCATTAAAAAAGTACCAGATATCCGAATCGCATACTTGAAGTTGGAAAGAACAAATAATGTCATCCATAGCTTCTCTGTTTTGTGGAAGCAGTTGCTACAATTCTCCGAAAAATATGAATTGTCTTCAAAAGGATGTAAATACGTGAGTTTGGCTCTCGATTATCCATATATCACGCATGAAGAACAAAGTCGTTTTATGATTGGGGTAACATTGCCGCAATCATTTGAAACGCCGAAAGGCTTTGGCGTTTATGAAATTCATGCGGGAGAATATGCAATCTTTCGTTTCAAAGGGTTTTATCATGAATTGAATAAGGTGTACCGCCATATTTACCTTGACTGGTTGCCAACAAGCGATTATACACTACGGGAGCAGTTCACCTTTGAAACTTACATCAACACTCCCGAAAAAACTCCGACTTCGGAGCTTATAACAGATATTTATATTCCCATTGCAAAAAAAGAAATATGA
- a CDS encoding epoxyqueuosine reductase: MKYLNQEIENELKNQGAELIRFVGISHLDEKQNRQLPNAIVFALPLTAEYVKTVFNIPDYVQARIADNYNFDDDEYSLTEHKAGEIADELAKLIIGKGYKAVSQSDTALLTDGVFDYETKESVLPHKTVALLGGLGWIGKNNLLITPEYGAAQCLGTVLTNAPLETVLHEPLSPKCGNCITCVNICERKVLKGKIWSRAVSRDEIVNIHGCSTCLKCLVHCPRTQTYMKRNIV, from the coding sequence ATGAAATACTTAAATCAAGAAATAGAAAACGAATTAAAAAATCAAGGAGCAGAACTGATTCGCTTTGTCGGCATATCGCATTTGGACGAAAAGCAAAACAGACAACTCCCGAACGCCATTGTTTTTGCACTTCCGCTAACTGCAGAATATGTTAAAACGGTATTTAATATTCCCGACTATGTACAAGCACGGATAGCGGATAATTACAATTTCGACGATGATGAATATTCGCTAACCGAACATAAGGCGGGAGAAATAGCAGACGAACTGGCCAAGCTCATTATCGGGAAGGGCTATAAAGCCGTTTCGCAATCCGATACGGCTTTATTGACCGATGGCGTATTCGATTATGAAACAAAAGAATCAGTATTACCCCATAAAACCGTTGCACTACTTGGCGGATTAGGGTGGATTGGGAAAAACAACCTGTTAATTACCCCTGAATATGGAGCAGCACAATGTCTCGGTACGGTTTTGACTAATGCTCCACTGGAAACGGTATTGCATGAACCTCTATCTCCAAAATGTGGAAATTGCATTACTTGCGTCAATATCTGCGAAAGAAAAGTCCTTAAAGGTAAGATTTGGAGTAGAGCTGTTTCAAGAGATGAAATCGTTAACATACACGGATGTAGTACCTGTTTGAAATGCCTTGTGCATTGTCCCAGAACACAAACATATATGAAGAGGAATATTGTCTGA
- a CDS encoding sensor histidine kinase, whose protein sequence is MKLPLKHIVILVICSLTGIFVYQAYWLTGLYRTMKQEMESNIRDAMRTSDFNEIVLRVNELQKDNVEHGSVTVSAGYGADGNSLVTSQTISYTDSTYQDTLHSRTETMVDTLKTATGDGAIAEAVASSESGLDVLLKKQDSLKDLLVSIQQGIHSGVDTYIDVNLQRYDSLLMVVLEEHNLSVPHRTLLIYTGSDADSTVTFTDTLGIAGDSSYIPSPKAIRYDYEFNRHRSQRYQLIIEPVGAIIWKQMTGILVTSFIILLILGFSFWFLIRTLLKQKTLDEMKSDFTNNITHELKTPIAVAYAANDALLNFNQADEKSKREQYLRISQEQLQRLSGLVEQILSMSMERRKTFRLHPEEIELKGVITPLMEQHQLKADKPVNIQLEIEPETLTIVADRTHFGNIISNLIDNAVNYSKEQAELTISCRQTGKTVIISVADRGIGIPFEKQKHIFDKFYRVPTGNLHNVKGYGLGLFYVKSMVEKHGGTITVKSEPGKGSTFTITL, encoded by the coding sequence ATGAAACTGCCGTTGAAACATATTGTCATACTGGTTATCTGCTCGCTAACCGGAATCTTCGTTTACCAGGCTTATTGGTTGACAGGGCTTTATCGTACGATGAAACAGGAAATGGAAAGCAATATTAGGGATGCCATGCGTACGAGTGATTTCAATGAGATAGTGCTTCGGGTGAATGAATTGCAGAAAGATAATGTGGAACATGGTTCGGTGACTGTTTCCGCAGGATATGGGGCGGATGGTAACTCATTGGTGACAAGCCAGACTATTTCTTATACGGACAGTACTTATCAAGATACGCTACATTCGCGCACGGAAACAATGGTGGATACGCTAAAGACCGCCACCGGTGATGGCGCGATAGCAGAAGCCGTCGCGTCCAGTGAGAGCGGGCTCGATGTGTTATTGAAGAAACAGGATTCTTTGAAGGATTTGCTGGTCAGCATCCAGCAGGGGATTCATTCGGGAGTAGACACTTATATAGATGTCAATCTGCAACGATATGACAGTCTGCTTATGGTGGTATTAGAGGAACATAATCTTTCCGTTCCTCATCGTACCTTATTGATTTATACCGGAAGCGATGCAGATTCTACCGTAACATTCACAGATACATTAGGCATAGCGGGAGATAGTAGTTATATCCCCAGTCCAAAAGCAATCCGTTACGATTATGAGTTCAACAGACATCGAAGCCAACGCTATCAACTGATTATCGAACCGGTTGGCGCAATAATATGGAAACAAATGACGGGGATTCTGGTTACTTCATTTATTATCCTGCTTATCCTCGGATTTTCATTTTGGTTTCTTATTCGTACGCTCTTAAAACAGAAGACGCTGGATGAAATGAAAAGTGATTTTACCAATAATATCACGCACGAGTTAAAGACGCCGATTGCCGTGGCTTACGCTGCTAACGATGCTTTGCTCAACTTCAACCAGGCGGATGAGAAAAGCAAGCGTGAGCAATATCTCCGCATCAGCCAGGAACAACTGCAAAGATTAAGCGGACTGGTCGAACAGATTTTATCCATGAGCATGGAACGCCGTAAGACTTTCCGACTACATCCTGAAGAAATTGAATTGAAGGGGGTGATAACTCCGCTGATGGAACAGCATCAGTTAAAAGCGGACAAGCCCGTGAATATACAACTGGAGATTGAACCGGAAACGCTAACCATCGTTGCCGACCGTACGCATTTCGGTAATATCATCAGCAACTTGATAGACAATGCCGTGAATTATTCGAAGGAGCAGGCGGAGCTTACCATTTCCTGCCGACAGACAGGAAAAACGGTTATTATCAGCGTTGCCGACCGGGGAATTGGTATTCCTTTTGAGAAGCAAAAACATATATTCGATAAATTCTATCGGGTTCCGACCGGGAATCTTCACAACGTAAAAGGGTATGGATTGGGACTTTTTTATGTGAAGAGCATGGTTGAGAAGCACGGGGGGACTATCACAGTGAAGAGTGAGCCGGGCAAAGGAAGTACATTCACGATTACTTTATAA